One genomic segment of Lewinellaceae bacterium includes these proteins:
- a CDS encoding methyltransferase domain-containing protein gives MDLNRWNQIRYGFYAPVYDLAGRLFTRSRRKAIQSLGLRPGQKVLLIGAGTGLDLEWMPKNVNLTAIDLALPMLNRTKARMLRLGLQGSVMRMDGQQMTFADQTFDAVILHLVVTVVPDPVQLLREAVRVLKPQGKISVFDVLVPRNKKINWVRRLAHIPVNFFFSVMTCQFEKLEAQVDEIILIEDSPAEFWGQYRRILLEKKDESAIDQLLS, from the coding sequence GTGGATCTTAACCGCTGGAATCAAATCCGCTATGGATTTTATGCACCTGTCTATGATCTGGCCGGGCGCCTCTTTACCCGGTCCCGCCGTAAAGCCATCCAGAGCCTGGGCCTGAGACCGGGCCAGAAGGTTTTACTGATTGGCGCCGGCACCGGACTGGACCTGGAATGGATGCCTAAAAATGTAAACCTCACAGCCATCGATCTGGCTCTGCCGATGTTAAACAGGACGAAGGCTCGGATGCTTCGACTGGGCCTCCAAGGATCGGTCATGCGGATGGATGGACAACAGATGACTTTCGCGGACCAAACCTTTGATGCCGTCATTCTGCACCTGGTGGTCACCGTCGTCCCCGATCCGGTACAATTGCTCCGAGAGGCGGTGCGCGTACTGAAACCGCAGGGAAAGATTTCCGTTTTTGATGTATTGGTGCCCCGTAATAAGAAAATCAACTGGGTGCGCCGGCTGGCTCACATTCCAGTGAATTTTTTCTTCAGTGTCATGACTTGTCAGTTCGAGAAGCTGGAAGCACAGGTAGATGAAATAATCCTGATCGAGGACTCACCGGCAGAATTCTGGGGCCAGTACCGGCGGATTCTGTTGGAGAAAAAGGATGAATCAGCGATAGATCAGTTGTTGTCGTAG
- a CDS encoding GNAT family N-acetyltransferase yields the protein MISYRLDDQPATYEQILKLQAINARESTTPEVWKDQGFVTARHTPELLDQIHGGYGHLVAFADDRVVGYALVMLPQFAEMIPVLTPMFVRIEKIAEAQGNPDWMPYVAMGQVCVAESHRGQGVFQGLYDHYRLNLQRNFRSVITEVSSENPRSLRAHYRQGFVVMETRTGSNGVWQLVRWDF from the coding sequence ATGATCAGTTATCGTTTGGATGATCAGCCGGCGACTTATGAGCAAATTCTGAAATTGCAGGCAATCAATGCACGTGAGTCCACGACACCGGAGGTCTGGAAAGATCAGGGATTTGTAACGGCCAGACACACACCGGAATTATTGGATCAGATCCATGGCGGCTACGGGCATCTGGTTGCATTCGCAGATGACCGGGTCGTGGGGTATGCGCTGGTGATGTTACCACAATTTGCAGAAATGATACCAGTCCTGACTCCTATGTTTGTACGCATCGAAAAAATCGCAGAAGCACAAGGGAATCCGGACTGGATGCCCTATGTAGCGATGGGGCAGGTTTGTGTGGCGGAATCCCACCGGGGCCAGGGAGTATTCCAGGGTTTGTACGATCATTACAGATTGAATCTGCAGCGGAATTTCCGGTCGGTGATCACTGAAGTCTCCTCGGAGAATCCGCGTTCGTTACGGGCGCACTACCGGCAGGGATTTGTCGTTATGGAAACCAGAACCGGCTCCAACGGAGTCTGGCAACTGGTACGCTGGGACTTTTAA
- the rfaE2 gene encoding D-glycero-beta-D-manno-heptose 1-phosphate adenylyltransferase: protein MEVVKTWKRQGLRIVLTNGCYDLLHYGHIYLLTRAKALGDKLILAVNTPESIRKLKGPNRPILDRQSRIYILSALEPVDLLVEFSQDTPLELIRLLQPDILVKGGDYQPDKIVGAEVLAAYGGEVVVIPFQPGFSTTGIAQKMND from the coding sequence CTGGAGGTGGTTAAAACCTGGAAAAGACAGGGACTGCGGATTGTATTGACCAATGGCTGTTATGACTTGCTGCACTACGGACACATTTACCTGCTGACCCGGGCTAAGGCCCTGGGTGATAAGCTTATCCTGGCGGTAAACACGCCGGAAAGCATCCGCAAATTAAAAGGACCCAACCGGCCTATTCTGGACCGACAGTCCCGTATATATATCCTCAGCGCCCTGGAGCCCGTAGATTTACTGGTGGAGTTCAGTCAGGACACCCCGCTGGAACTGATCCGCCTGCTGCAACCGGACATCCTGGTTAAGGGCGGTGATTACCAGCCGGATAAGATCGTCGGAGCGGAGGTACTGGCTGCATACGGTGGAGAAGTAGTGGTCATTCCATTTCAACCAGGCTTTTCGACCACCGGAATTGCACAAAAAATGAACGACTGA
- a CDS encoding flippase-like domain-containing protein, with protein sequence MAIQRKAILQSALSFLVGFAILFWVFRSNGATIQETIEDFRSVPVIWLVLCCLAFMLSNLSRAVRWNMLLQPLGYQPRLVNSFLAVMIGYLANMGIPRSGELLRPASLTRYEKIPIESTVGTTVTDRLLDFLSLFIIMALGFVLKGRLLLDKLMELTSLDHLGNQFLPLAVIGVVGIAIAWILIRWILNSTHHLAIRLKGMYLGLRDGLISILKIRKPGWLIIHSLVIWLLYISMTYFCFKGFAPTAHITWDQTIVVFVFGAFGMVVPTPGGMGSYQFFIQTGLLLFGISESVGLAIANIIWFTISIICNLGFGLLAVFLLPIINRTPIGAQQTEHKPS encoded by the coding sequence TTGGCGATCCAACGCAAAGCTATCCTGCAATCTGCCCTGTCCTTTCTGGTTGGCTTTGCCATCCTGTTTTGGGTTTTCCGGTCCAATGGGGCAACCATCCAGGAAACGATAGAAGATTTTCGCTCGGTACCCGTCATCTGGCTGGTGCTATGTTGCCTGGCATTCATGCTCAGCAACCTCAGCCGTGCGGTACGCTGGAATATGCTGCTTCAACCACTGGGGTATCAGCCGCGCCTGGTCAATTCATTTCTCGCCGTCATGATCGGCTATCTGGCCAATATGGGCATACCCCGTTCCGGAGAATTGTTGCGGCCTGCGTCACTTACCCGGTATGAAAAAATTCCAATCGAGAGTACCGTCGGCACCACCGTGACCGACCGGTTACTGGATTTTCTCAGCTTGTTCATCATCATGGCGCTCGGGTTTGTTTTAAAAGGGAGGCTGTTGCTCGATAAACTGATGGAGCTGACCTCCCTGGATCACCTGGGCAATCAATTCTTACCCCTGGCGGTCATCGGTGTGGTGGGAATAGCCATAGCCTGGATACTCATTCGCTGGATACTCAATAGCACACATCATCTGGCCATCCGACTGAAAGGCATGTATCTGGGACTCCGGGACGGCCTGATCAGCATCCTGAAGATCAGGAAACCGGGATGGCTGATCATCCACAGTCTGGTCATCTGGTTGCTGTACATCTCGATGACCTATTTTTGTTTCAAAGGATTTGCACCTACGGCACACATCACCTGGGACCAAACCATTGTAGTATTTGTGTTTGGCGCCTTTGGGATGGTTGTTCCGACACCGGGAGGCATGGGCAGTTACCAGTTTTTTATCCAGACCGGACTATTATTATTTGGCATCAGTGAATCCGTTGGCCTGGCTATTGCCAACATCATTTGGTTTACCATCAGCATCATTTGTAATTTAGGATTCGGACTGCTCGCCGTATTTTTATTACCAATCATTAATCGTACGCCGATTGGAGCACAGCAAACCGAACATAAACCCTCCTAA
- the era gene encoding GTPase Era yields the protein MESHRSGFVNIIGKPNVGKSTLMNALVDEKLSIITSKPQTTRHRILSILSGDDFQIVFSDTPGLVDDPNYGLHRMMNAFSLSTFDDADIMVLVTDPYDGYQAEDPLIPLLQKLEVPKLLIVNKLDLVPAERIQQVVDKWTEWVTFDGVFRISALDKTGLPDLLEKIKSLLPEGPVYYPKDQLSDRHDRFFVAEMIRGQILQLYSKEIPYACEVQIEAYEEGETLDRIRAIIYVARRTQKAIVIGKDGAAIKKLGIAARQDIEAYLGKQVYLELYVKVREDWRDDEKSLKGFGYDNN from the coding sequence ATGGAATCACACCGCTCCGGATTTGTAAACATCATTGGTAAGCCTAACGTAGGTAAGTCGACCCTCATGAATGCATTGGTGGATGAAAAATTGTCCATCATTACTTCCAAGCCACAGACTACCAGACATCGTATTCTATCCATCCTTAGCGGAGATGATTTTCAAATCGTATTTTCCGATACCCCCGGATTGGTTGATGATCCAAATTATGGGTTACACCGGATGATGAATGCATTTTCATTGTCCACCTTCGATGATGCCGATATCATGGTACTGGTGACCGATCCCTATGATGGATATCAGGCTGAAGATCCGTTGATCCCCCTGCTGCAAAAGCTGGAAGTGCCTAAATTGCTGATCGTTAACAAGCTGGACCTGGTCCCAGCGGAGCGGATCCAGCAGGTCGTGGATAAATGGACGGAATGGGTAACCTTTGACGGCGTTTTCAGGATCTCAGCACTGGACAAGACAGGTTTGCCGGATTTGCTGGAAAAAATTAAATCACTGCTACCTGAGGGTCCCGTCTATTATCCCAAAGACCAGCTTTCCGACCGTCATGACCGTTTTTTTGTCGCAGAAATGATACGTGGGCAGATCCTTCAGTTGTATTCCAAAGAAATACCCTACGCCTGCGAAGTACAGATCGAAGCTTATGAAGAAGGTGAAACGCTGGACCGGATCCGTGCCATCATTTATGTCGCCCGGCGGACACAAAAAGCCATCGTCATCGGCAAGGATGGAGCCGCGATTAAGAAATTAGGTATTGCCGCCAGGCAGGACATTGAAGCTTATCTCGGAAAACAAGTCTACCTGGAGTTGTACGTCAAGGTGCGGGAGGACTGGCGGGATGATGAAAAGAGCCTGAAGGGTTTTGGCTACGACAACAACTGA
- a CDS encoding DUF4265 domain-containing protein, with translation MEADSKIWFKLPDGGTESLWATKLSDNNYLLENSPFYAYGVSFKDIVSVKTGENAELIFDSVVSRSGHSTYRIFLLEPLNRQAFRKFWGHLEAIGCTYEQASDKYYSIDIPKSTNVIEVYDILQKAEEDSIWEFEEAHCDHQPN, from the coding sequence TTGGAAGCTGATTCAAAAATCTGGTTCAAATTGCCCGACGGCGGTACAGAATCCTTATGGGCAACCAAACTTTCAGACAATAACTATCTCCTAGAGAACTCTCCTTTCTATGCATATGGTGTGAGTTTTAAGGATATTGTAAGTGTAAAAACCGGAGAGAATGCAGAGTTAATTTTCGATTCAGTTGTTTCACGGTCCGGTCACTCAACCTATCGTATTTTTTTACTCGAGCCATTAAATAGACAAGCATTTCGAAAGTTTTGGGGTCATCTTGAAGCCATAGGCTGCACGTATGAACAAGCCAGTGATAAATATTATTCAATTGATATTCCAAAATCAACCAATGTGATTGAGGTTTACGACATATTGCAAAAAGCTGAGGAAGATAGTATTTGGGAGTTTGAAGAGGCACACTGTGATCACCAACCTAACTAA
- a CDS encoding Nif3-like dinuclear metal center hexameric protein produces the protein MELRTLIHHLESIAPPHYQESYDNSGLITGDPGQEITGVLTCLDAIEPVIDEAIALGYNVVVAHHPILFRGIKSLTGSNYVERTLLKAIRHHIAIYAIHTNLDHMYHQGVNSRIAQKLGLKDTRILAPKSPDDPLVGAGMIGMLPVATDETVFLDQVKTNMQTRCIRHTKLRNKPVRTVVVCGGSGGFLLEQAIAEKADFLVTADFKYHEFFDADGQIVIADIGHFESEQFTIELLHEIITEKFTNFAVRCTKHITNPVNYYI, from the coding sequence ATGGAGTTAAGAACGCTGATACACCACCTTGAATCCATAGCGCCTCCCCACTACCAGGAATCTTACGACAATTCCGGGCTGATCACCGGAGATCCGGGCCAGGAGATCACCGGGGTCCTGACCTGCCTGGATGCCATCGAACCCGTCATTGACGAAGCCATTGCATTGGGATACAATGTGGTGGTTGCTCATCATCCCATCCTATTCCGGGGTATCAAAAGTCTGACCGGATCGAATTATGTGGAGCGAACGCTGCTCAAGGCCATCCGGCATCACATCGCCATTTACGCCATCCACACCAATCTGGACCACATGTACCATCAGGGCGTCAACTCCAGGATCGCCCAAAAGCTGGGCCTGAAAGACACCCGCATTCTGGCTCCCAAAAGCCCTGACGATCCTCTGGTGGGCGCCGGCATGATTGGCATGTTGCCAGTAGCCACGGATGAAACTGTGTTCCTGGACCAGGTGAAAACCAATATGCAGACCCGGTGCATTCGTCACACCAAATTGCGGAATAAGCCGGTAAGGACCGTTGTCGTCTGTGGCGGCTCCGGAGGATTTCTACTGGAGCAGGCGATAGCTGAAAAGGCCGACTTCCTGGTCACCGCCGATTTTAAATACCATGAATTCTTTGATGCCGATGGTCAGATCGTCATCGCTGACATCGGACACTTTGAAAGTGAACAATTTACGATCGAATTATTGCACGAAATTATTACCGAGAAATTTACTAATTTTGCGGTCCGTTGTACGAAGCATATTACGAATCCAGTAAATTACTACATATAA
- a CDS encoding amino acid permease, whose protein sequence is MKSKGNKLGLWMAMSLVIGNMIGSGIFFLPSTLGAYGGISIMGWVFTSTGALILALIFSRLSLIVRNVSGGPYAYTHASLGDFPGFLVAWGYILSVWAANAAITVAFVSYLSVFIPVLGTNPFAGAMAGVLAIAFLTWVNTRPVRNAGRFQVVTTTLKLAPLLLMSLVGIFYINLDYFTPFNVSDSSNFQAISATAALTLFAFLGFESATVPAEKIDNAEKVIPQATIWGTLITVAVYLLGTIAVMGIVSPEELAQSKAPFADAAARIWGAPGRYLVAAGVVVSTFGALNGWILVQGQVPFAAARDNLFPPLFKRTNRFDMPSAAIMIGSIIITLVMLMNYSRGLVKAFEFLILVTTTTVLVPYLFAAAAYALFVLQGKWNPGGPKSLHLILPTLGFAYSLWAVSGSGMEAVYWGFILLMAGIPFYIYIRYRATRSNP, encoded by the coding sequence ATGAAGAGTAAAGGTAACAAGCTCGGCCTCTGGATGGCCATGTCATTGGTTATAGGCAACATGATCGGATCCGGCATTTTTTTCCTTCCATCGACATTGGGTGCCTACGGTGGAATCAGTATCATGGGCTGGGTATTTACTTCCACGGGGGCATTGATTCTGGCGCTCATCTTTAGCCGGCTTAGTCTTATCGTTCGCAATGTATCGGGTGGTCCATATGCATATACCCATGCAAGCCTGGGTGATTTTCCCGGGTTTTTAGTGGCCTGGGGATACATTCTCAGTGTCTGGGCTGCCAATGCGGCGATCACCGTAGCATTTGTCAGCTACCTCAGCGTTTTTATCCCCGTTCTGGGCACCAATCCATTTGCCGGTGCTATGGCTGGTGTTCTCGCCATTGCTTTTTTAACCTGGGTCAATACCAGGCCGGTACGCAATGCCGGTAGATTTCAGGTGGTTACAACTACCTTAAAGCTTGCCCCACTACTACTGATGTCATTGGTGGGCATTTTCTACATCAACCTGGATTATTTCACCCCATTCAATGTCAGTGACAGCAGTAATTTTCAGGCTATCTCGGCAACGGCAGCCCTCACGCTCTTTGCCTTCCTGGGTTTTGAGTCGGCAACCGTCCCCGCTGAAAAAATTGACAATGCGGAAAAGGTCATACCACAGGCTACCATCTGGGGAACCCTGATCACCGTAGCCGTTTATTTGTTGGGCACCATCGCGGTTATGGGTATCGTGTCGCCCGAAGAACTGGCTCAATCCAAGGCCCCTTTCGCCGATGCCGCAGCACGGATCTGGGGAGCCCCGGGTCGCTACCTGGTTGCTGCGGGTGTTGTCGTCTCCACCTTTGGAGCCCTTAACGGATGGATCCTGGTGCAGGGACAAGTCCCTTTTGCAGCTGCTCGCGATAATCTGTTTCCACCGCTCTTCAAACGCACCAACCGGTTTGACATGCCCAGCGCTGCGATCATGATCGGTAGCATCATAATCACCCTGGTGATGCTGATGAATTATTCACGTGGTTTGGTCAAGGCATTTGAGTTTCTGATCCTGGTTACCACAACCACTGTACTGGTACCCTACCTTTTTGCGGCAGCAGCTTACGCGCTGTTTGTCCTTCAGGGCAAATGGAACCCTGGTGGACCCAAAAGCCTTCACCTCATCCTTCCTACCCTGGGCTTTGCTTATTCCCTTTGGGCTGTTTCAGGCTCTGGTATGGAAGCCGTTTATTGGGGCTTTATCCTGCTGATGGCAGGCATCCCATTTTACATCTACATACGTTACCGCGCGACCAGATCCAATCCATAA
- a CDS encoding NADP-dependent malic enzyme yields MEQEDKKKEGLRKAALHYHEHTRRGKIEVVPTKPCVTQEDLSLAYTPGVAEPCLEIAKDPALARKYTSKGNLVAVVSNGTAVLGLGNIGALAGKPVMEGKGVLFKRFADIDVFDIEVGSEDPEEVIRTVRNIAPTFGGINLEDIKAPECFYIEETLKKELDIPVFHDDQHGTAIISGAALLNAVELAGKQMADVRLVVSGAGAAGIACANFYISLGVRLENILMTDSKGVLWTGRGDEDRNQYKQKFFRQTDARDLADAMRGADVFCGVSQKNILTAEMVRTMADTPIIFAMANPDPEISYPLAKGTRPDAIVATGRSDYPNQVNNVLGFPFIFRGALDVEATTINEEMKRAAAQALAALAKEEVPDNVKRAYNDSTLTFGPEYIIPKPFDHRVLVWASSAVAEAAIRTGVAKNKINLEAYRESLRDKVDWSREFMRNIYTTAQRNPKRIVFPEGDDPKIIWAACEILQEGYAKPILLTDNKEKLIAHFDELNHDVEGIEIIEPEKWPYRDDYIKEYYRLRQRKGKSLPGAEMSMRNSFYFATMMVHMGHADGMVAGETVSYPEVLRPALKIIGPKPDHNLVAGMYMLQHERRNYFFADAAVNINPTGEELALITVMAAEEMERLHMEPRVAMLSFSSFGTVRAPETEKINRAVELVREMKPGMPVDGPIQPDLALDQEAISQLYPFADLHRRPNLLIFPNLDSGNISLRLLRSLSQAKSIGPLIIGLNKPIHLLPRGTEVNNIVNLAAIACVDAQHVEEAALAKS; encoded by the coding sequence ATGGAACAAGAAGATAAAAAAAAGGAAGGGTTGCGAAAAGCAGCGCTTCATTACCACGAACACACCCGTCGTGGTAAGATAGAAGTCGTTCCTACCAAACCCTGTGTGACCCAGGAAGATCTTTCACTGGCGTATACTCCGGGGGTTGCTGAACCTTGCCTGGAGATCGCCAAAGATCCTGCATTGGCCAGAAAATATACTTCCAAGGGAAACCTTGTGGCTGTAGTCAGTAACGGTACTGCAGTCCTGGGCCTGGGAAATATTGGGGCACTGGCCGGTAAGCCGGTCATGGAAGGTAAAGGTGTCCTGTTTAAGCGGTTTGCGGACATTGACGTCTTTGATATCGAAGTAGGGTCAGAGGATCCGGAAGAAGTGATCCGTACAGTTCGCAATATAGCTCCAACCTTTGGAGGTATAAACCTGGAGGACATCAAGGCTCCGGAATGTTTCTACATTGAAGAAACCCTGAAAAAAGAACTTGACATCCCGGTATTTCATGATGACCAGCATGGTACGGCGATCATTTCCGGGGCAGCCCTGCTCAATGCGGTAGAACTGGCAGGCAAGCAAATGGCCGATGTCCGATTGGTCGTCAGTGGCGCGGGAGCAGCCGGTATTGCCTGCGCTAATTTTTACATCTCGCTGGGCGTCCGCCTGGAAAATATTCTGATGACCGACAGCAAGGGTGTCCTGTGGACAGGACGCGGTGACGAAGACCGGAATCAGTACAAGCAAAAATTTTTCCGGCAAACCGATGCCCGTGATCTGGCGGATGCCATGCGTGGCGCGGATGTCTTCTGTGGCGTCTCACAAAAAAACATTCTGACTGCGGAAATGGTCCGTACGATGGCTGATACGCCGATCATTTTTGCCATGGCGAATCCGGATCCGGAGATCAGCTATCCGCTGGCAAAAGGCACCCGTCCGGATGCCATCGTGGCAACCGGACGCAGTGACTATCCGAACCAGGTCAACAATGTCCTGGGTTTTCCATTCATCTTCCGCGGTGCACTGGACGTAGAGGCGACCACGATCAATGAAGAGATGAAACGGGCTGCTGCACAGGCACTGGCAGCGCTGGCCAAGGAAGAAGTCCCGGATAATGTCAAGCGTGCCTACAACGATTCGACGCTGACCTTCGGTCCGGAATACATCATCCCGAAACCTTTTGACCATCGGGTTCTGGTGTGGGCATCATCAGCAGTGGCAGAGGCTGCGATCCGCACCGGTGTGGCTAAGAATAAGATCAATCTGGAAGCCTACCGTGAATCATTGCGCGATAAAGTGGATTGGTCCAGGGAATTCATGCGTAATATTTACACCACGGCACAACGCAATCCCAAAAGAATTGTCTTTCCGGAAGGGGATGATCCCAAGATCATCTGGGCTGCCTGTGAGATCCTGCAGGAAGGTTATGCCAAGCCCATTCTCCTGACCGATAATAAAGAAAAGCTGATCGCTCACTTCGATGAGTTAAACCACGATGTCGAGGGCATTGAGATCATCGAACCGGAGAAATGGCCCTATCGTGACGATTACATCAAAGAATATTACCGGTTGCGCCAGCGGAAAGGAAAATCATTGCCCGGTGCCGAGATGAGTATGCGGAACAGCTTCTACTTTGCTACCATGATGGTTCATATGGGGCATGCCGACGGTATGGTCGCCGGAGAGACGGTGAGCTATCCGGAAGTTTTACGTCCTGCACTGAAGATCATTGGCCCAAAACCGGATCACAATCTGGTTGCCGGCATGTATATGCTTCAACATGAAAGACGTAACTATTTCTTCGCCGATGCCGCCGTCAACATCAATCCTACCGGTGAGGAACTTGCCCTGATCACCGTTATGGCTGCCGAAGAGATGGAACGACTGCATATGGAACCGCGGGTGGCCATGCTATCGTTCTCCAGCTTTGGCACCGTGCGCGCGCCGGAAACCGAAAAAATCAACCGGGCTGTGGAACTGGTACGGGAGATGAAACCGGGTATGCCGGTGGATGGACCGATCCAGCCTGACCTGGCACTCGATCAGGAAGCTATTTCCCAGCTTTATCCTTTTGCAGACCTGCACCGTCGTCCCAATCTGCTGATATTTCCCAATCTGGATTCCGGAAACATCAGTCTTAGATTGCTGCGTTCACTCAGTCAGGCCAAATCGATCGGGCCTTTGATTATCGGTCTCAATAAGCCCATCCATTTATTGCCACGTGGGACGGAAGTGAATAATATAGTCAACCTGGCGGCTATTGCTTGTGTGGATGCGCAGCACGTGGAAGAGGCTGCCTTGGCGAAGTCCTGA
- a CDS encoding pantoate--beta-alanine ligase, which produces MQYFKRIIDLHKYLSQARANGLTIGFAPTMGALHPGHMSLIHDSKQQNDITICSIFVNPTQFNDPADLEKYPRTVAEDLDLLYDHACDVVFLPTVTEIYPPDGIQTPELDFEGLTNVMEGAFRPGHFAGVAQVVYRLLNIIRPDRLYMGQKDYQQWTIIHSMLEQLQLPIELVMCTTVREPDGLAMSSRNRRLTSEFRQKATILYQTLSTCLESIMEGNKDYRQLEKEAKDTILAAGLEPEYFQIADGYTLQAAHPARPSKRLVICVAAWAGDVRLIDNLYLNL; this is translated from the coding sequence ATGCAGTATTTCAAACGCATCATCGATCTTCACAAATACCTGAGCCAGGCCCGCGCCAATGGCCTGACCATCGGGTTTGCTCCTACGATGGGAGCACTGCACCCCGGTCACATGTCCCTGATCCATGACAGCAAACAGCAGAATGATATTACCATTTGCTCCATATTCGTCAACCCCACCCAATTCAACGATCCTGCCGATCTGGAAAAATACCCCCGCACCGTGGCAGAGGACCTTGACCTGCTGTACGATCATGCCTGTGACGTGGTTTTCTTACCCACCGTCACCGAGATCTACCCACCGGATGGCATCCAGACCCCGGAGCTGGACTTCGAAGGACTCACGAATGTTATGGAAGGCGCATTCCGTCCGGGCCATTTCGCCGGTGTCGCCCAGGTCGTCTACCGCCTGCTGAATATTATCCGCCCGGACCGGCTCTACATGGGACAAAAGGACTACCAGCAATGGACGATCATCCACAGTATGCTGGAACAGCTGCAATTACCCATTGAACTGGTCATGTGTACGACGGTACGCGAACCGGACGGTCTGGCCATGAGCTCGCGGAACCGCCGCCTGACCTCAGAATTCCGTCAGAAAGCCACCATCCTGTACCAAACACTGAGTACTTGCCTGGAGTCGATCATGGAAGGAAATAAGGATTACCGGCAGCTGGAAAAAGAAGCGAAAGACACCATCCTGGCCGCCGGACTGGAGCCGGAATATTTTCAGATCGCCGATGGATATACCCTGCAGGCAGCCCATCCGGCCAGACCATCGAAAAGACTGGTCATTTGCGTCGCCGCCTGGGCAGGAGATGTAAGACTCATCGACAACCTTTATCTGAATCTTTAA
- a CDS encoding aspartate 1-decarboxylase: MFLQIFKSKIHRARVTEANLNYVGSITIDEALMEAAQLLEGERVQIVNNNNGERLETYVIKGERGSGKICLNGAAARKAEIGDIVIIISYAWMTPEEARTYKPATVFPDEKNQLND, encoded by the coding sequence ATGTTCTTACAGATATTCAAATCCAAAATTCACCGGGCCCGGGTCACCGAAGCCAACCTGAACTATGTGGGTAGCATCACCATCGACGAAGCACTCATGGAGGCCGCCCAGCTGCTGGAAGGGGAGCGCGTCCAGATCGTGAACAACAACAATGGTGAACGGCTGGAAACCTATGTGATCAAAGGTGAGCGGGGTAGTGGAAAGATCTGTCTGAACGGGGCCGCAGCCCGCAAAGCGGAGATTGGTGATATCGTCATCATCATTTCATATGCCTGGATGACGCCCGAAGAAGCGCGTACGTACAAACCGGCTACTGTCTTTCCGGATGAAAAGAACCAACTAAACGATTAA